A part of Dasypus novemcinctus isolate mDasNov1 chromosome 7, mDasNov1.1.hap2, whole genome shotgun sequence genomic DNA contains:
- the SH3BP4 gene encoding SH3 domain-binding protein 4, whose amino-acid sequence MAAQRIRAANSNGLPRCKSEGTLIDLSEGFSETSFNDVKVPSPSALLVDNPTPFGNAKEVIAIKDYCPTNFTTLKFSKGDHLYVLDTSGGEWWYAHNTTEMGYIPSSYVQPLNYRNSTLSDSGMIDNLPDSPDEVAKELDLLGGWTEEKKGLSKTYSNNPFWNGTQTNPFLNGNGPVVPSLDELNPKTTVDLLLFDTGAFSFTESSSATTNSTGNIFEELPATHRLAAEQPVRRDNPFFRSKRSYSLSELSVLQAKSEAPASSGFFTGLKSPAPEQFQSREDFRTAWLNHRKLARSCHDLDLLGQSPGWGQTQPLETSIVCKLDSSGGAVQLPDTSISIHVPEGHVAPGETQQISMRALLDPPLELNSDKSSCVSPVVEIKLSNLEVKTCIMLEMKVSAEVKNDIFSKSTVGLQCLRSDLKEGPYVSIPLTYSYGDTVQVQLESLEPCMYLAIVAHGPSILYPSTVWDFINKKVTVGLYGPKHIHPSFKTVVTLFGHDCAPKTLLVSETTRQAPSPAPVALQLWGKHQFVLSRPQDLRICMFSNMTNYEVKASEQAKVVRGFQMKLGKVSRLVFPISSHSPGELSDFTLRVQVKDDQEAILTQFCVQTPQPPPKSAVKPTGQRRFLKKNEVGKIILSPFAATTKYPTFQDRPVSSLKVGKLLKTVARQTKNHYLLEYKKGDTIALLSEEKIRLKGQLWTKEWYIGYYQGKVGLVHTKNVLVVGKARPSCCAGPELSTAVLLEQILRPCKFLTYIYASVRTLLMENVSSWRVFADALGYANLPLTFFCRAELDSEPERVASVLEKLKEDCNNMENKDRKSFQKELMMALLKMDCQGLVVRLLQDFVLLTTAVEVAQRWRELAEKLAKVSKQQMDAYESPHRDRNGVVDSEAMWKPAYDFLLTWSHQIGDSYRDVIQELHIGLDKMKNPITKRWKHLTGTLILVNSLDILRAAAFSPADQDDFVI is encoded by the exons ATGGCGGCCCAGCGGATCCGCGCCGCCAACTCCAACGGCCTCCCTCGGTGCAAGTCAGAGGGGACCTTGATTGACCTGAGTGAAGGGTTTTCAGAGACGAGCTTTAATGATGTCAAAG TGCCTTCTCCCAGTGCCTTGCTTGTGGACAATCCCACCCCTTTCGGAAATGCAAAAGAAGTGATCGCAATCAAGGACTACTGCCCAACTAACTTTACCACCCTCAAGTTCTCCAAGGGTGACCATCTCTACGTCCTGGACACGTCGGGCGGCGAGTGGTGGTACGCTCACAACACCACCGAGATGGGCTACATCCCTTCCTCCTACGTCCAGCCCTTAAATTACCGCAACTCAACGTTAAGCGACAGCGGGATGATTGACAATCTTCCGGACAGCCCAGACGAAGTGGCCAAGGAGTTAGATTTGCTTGGAGGAtggacagaagaaaagaaagggttGAGCAAAACGTACAGTAACAACCCTTTCTGGAATGGGACCCAGACAAACCCATTTCTGAACGGGAATGGGCCGGTGGTGCCCAGCCTGGACGAGCTGAATCCCAAGACCACCGTGGATTTGCTCCTCTTCGATACCGGCGCCTTCTCGTTCACCGAGTCCAGCTCAGCCACCACCAACAGCACTGGCAACATCTTCGAGGAGCTTCCGGCCACCCATCGGCTTGCCGCAGAACAGCCGGTCAGGCGGGACAACCCCTTCTTTAGAAGCAAACGCTCCTACAGTCTGTCGGAGCTCTCCGTTCTCCAGGCCAAGTCAGAGGCTCCCGCCTCCTCTGGTTTTTTCACGGGGTTGAAATCGCCTGCTCCCGAGCAGTTTCAGAGCCGGGAGGATTTTCGAACGGCCTGGCTGAACCACCGGAAGCTGGCCCGGTCTTGCCACGACCTGGACTTGCTTGGCCAGAGCCCTGGCTGGGGCCAGACCCAGCCTCTGGAGACGAGCATCGTGTGCAAGCTGGATAGCTCGGGGGGAGCCGTGCAGCTTCCCGACACCAGCATCAGCATCCACGTGCCCGAGGGTCACGTAGCTCCCGGGGAGACGCAGCAGATCTCCATGCGCGCCCTGCTGGACCCCCCGCTGGAGCTCAACAGTGACAAGTCCAGCTGCGTCAGCCCCGTGGTGGAGATCAAGCTGAGCAACCTGGAAGTGAAGACGTGCATCATGCTGGAGATGAAGGTTTCCGCCGAGGTGAAAAACGACATTTTTAGCAAAAGCACAGTGGGCCTCCAGTGCCTGAGGAGCGACCTAAAGGAAGGGCCATACGTCTCCATCCCTCTCACCTACAGCTACGGGGACACGGTCCAGGTACAGCTGGAGAGCCTGGAGCCCTGCATGTACCTGGCGATTGTGGCCCACGGCCCGAGCATCCTCTACCCCTCCACTGTCTGGGACTTCATCAATAAAAAAGTCACCGTGGGGCTCTACGGCCCCAAACACATCCACCCGTCTTTCAAAACCGTGGTGACCCTTTTTGGGCACGACTGCGCCCCAAAGACTCTGCTGGTCAGCGAGACCACCCGccaggcccccagcccagccccggtGGCCCTGCAGCTCTGGGGGAAGCACCAGTTCGTTTTGTCCCGGCCCCAGGATCTCAGGATCTGTATGTTTTCCAACATGACGAATTACGAAGTCAAAGCCAGCGAGCAGGCCAAGGTGGTGAGGGGATTCCAGATGAAGCTGGGCAAGGTGAGCCGCCTGGTCTTCCCCATCAGCTCCCACTCGCCCGGCGAGCTCTCCGACTTCACGCTGAGGGTCCAGGTGAAGGACGACCAGGAGGCCATCCTGACCCAGTTCTGCGTCCAGACGCCTCAGCCGCCGCCCAAAAGCGCCGTCAAACCCACCGGGCAGAGGAGGTTCCTCAAGAAGAACGAGGTCGGCAAGATCATCCTGTCCCCGTTCGCCGCCACCACCAAGTACCCGACGTTTCAGGACCGCCCCGTGTCCAGCCTCAAGGTCGGCAAGCTGCTCAAGACGGTGGCGAGGCAGACCAAGAACCACTACCTCCTGGAGTACAAGAAGGGCGACACGATCGCGCTGCTCAGCGAGGAGAAGATCCGGCTGAAGGGGCAGCTCTGGACCAAGGAGTGGTACATCGGCTACTACCAGGGCAAGGTCGGCCTCGTGCACACCAAGAATGTGCTGGTGGTGGGGAAGGCCCGGCCCAGCTGCTGCGCCGGCCCCGAGCTGAGCACCGCCGTGCTGCTGGAGCAGATCCTCCGGCCCTGCAAGTTCCTCACCTACATCTACGCCTCCGTGAGGACCCTGCTCATGGAGAACGTCAGCAGCTGGCGCGTCTTCGCCGACGCCCTGGGCTACGCCAACCTGCCGCTCACCTTTTTTTGCCGGGCGGAGTTGGACAGTGAGCCCGAGCGGGTGGCCTCCGTTCTGGAGAAGCTGAAGGAGGATTGTAACAACATGGAGAACAAAGACAGAAAATCGTTTCAGAAGGAGCTGATGATG GCCTTACTGAAGATGGACTGCCAGGGACTGGTGGTCAGACTCCTACAGGACTTCGTGCTCCTGACCACAGCCGTGGAGGTGGCTCAGCGCTGGAGGGAGCTGGCTGAAAAGCTGGCCAAGGTCTCTAAGCAACAGATGGACGCGTACGAGTCTCCCCACCGGGACAGGAACGGGGTGGTGGACAGCGAG GCCATGTGGAAACCGGCGTACGACTTCTTACTTACCTGGAGCCACCAGATCGGGGACAGCTACCGGGACGTCATCCAGGAGCTGCACATTGGCCTGGACAAGATGAAAAACCCCATCACCAAGCGCTGGAAGCACCTCACGGGGACGCTCATCCTCGTCAACTCCCTGGACATCCTGAGAGCGGCCGCCTTCAGCCCCGCCGACCAGGACGACTTTGTGATTTGA